In the Bacillus shivajii genome, one interval contains:
- a CDS encoding pentapeptide repeat-containing protein, translating into MKNNLKIERAKLPERLPILKISENLSDEDELRSGQLVNCTILNQFTDKLYFDQVFFKNVTFENVSLRNIELTDVIFDNCNLSNVDFSDAIIHRAVFTKSKLTGANLSGSTFRNVMFEECTANYASFGFSDIKHVKFRETLMNNADLYECKLNGVQFEECSLEELNIAGTSLKGIDLSSCQFENITVTVEHLPGCIVTPEQAIGFSKALGLTVKE; encoded by the coding sequence ATGAAAAATAATTTGAAAATTGAACGAGCAAAGTTACCGGAACGTTTACCCATTCTTAAAATCTCGGAAAACTTGAGCGATGAGGATGAGCTTCGTTCTGGTCAATTGGTTAATTGCACGATTCTTAATCAATTCACAGACAAATTATATTTTGATCAAGTGTTCTTTAAAAATGTGACATTTGAAAATGTTTCGCTTCGGAATATCGAGTTGACTGATGTCATTTTTGATAATTGTAACCTTTCTAATGTTGATTTTAGTGATGCAATTATTCACCGTGCTGTTTTTACTAAGTCAAAGTTAACTGGTGCAAATTTGTCAGGTTCAACTTTTCGGAATGTCATGTTTGAGGAGTGTACAGCGAATTATGCGTCGTTTGGTTTCTCTGATATAAAACATGTGAAGTTCCGTGAGACGTTAATGAACAATGCCGACTTGTATGAATGTAAGTTAAATGGGGTACAGTTTGAGGAATGTAGCCTTGAGGAACTTAACATCGCTGGAACAAGTTTGAAAGGGATTGATTTAAGTAGTTGCCAATTCGAAAACATCACTGTAACTGTCGAACATTTACCAGGGTGTATTGTAACCCCTGAGCAGGCGATAGGGTTTTCTAAAGCCCTCGGTCTTACAGTGAAGGAGTAG
- a CDS encoding acyltransferase family protein, whose product MKTKIINEAYWHRALACIAVVITHAVNTTLTNYEFTISQFNEYALILIRFIAFFGTPTFIFISELLLAHAYPNGVPKGFFMKRIKFLLFPFLTLAIVFASVESRTQNEFFHQAFFNIFLGGYTGYFILIIFQFYILHVMLHKQLSKWSPKLVLCVTFMMNVAYLAYFNFTAPINIPLGEYIWQRGYWLPFLGWVFYFALGYYCGKNYQTLKEKVTEYKKLIISMTLMSLLLMIFFVRSDTLTVVSSKRADMIFYTTGVIFLVIMLTSQLKHVPKPVLFMSKYSFNIYLLHKIFLYYLEPINGLHPLIYFLFAIAFSIFGAVLVSIMLRAFSFSPYFIGKTLPVPSHLKRNNHQYGREIPNKIDVINKDSL is encoded by the coding sequence ATGAAAACAAAGATTATCAATGAAGCATACTGGCATAGAGCGCTTGCATGTATTGCTGTTGTGATCACTCATGCTGTAAATACAACACTTACGAATTACGAATTTACAATTTCACAATTCAATGAATATGCTCTTATCTTAATTAGATTTATAGCTTTCTTTGGAACACCAACGTTTATTTTCATATCAGAGCTTCTCCTTGCTCATGCATATCCTAACGGTGTTCCAAAAGGTTTTTTTATGAAACGAATCAAGTTTTTATTGTTTCCATTTTTAACGCTTGCTATTGTGTTTGCAAGTGTAGAGAGTCGTACACAAAATGAATTTTTTCACCAAGCCTTTTTCAACATTTTTCTAGGTGGCTATACTGGCTATTTCATATTAATTATCTTCCAATTTTACATTTTGCATGTCATGCTACATAAACAATTGTCAAAATGGTCTCCGAAACTCGTTTTATGTGTCACATTCATGATGAATGTCGCTTACTTAGCTTACTTTAATTTCACGGCGCCAATAAACATTCCATTAGGCGAGTATATTTGGCAACGGGGCTATTGGTTACCATTTCTAGGGTGGGTGTTCTACTTTGCCTTAGGCTATTACTGTGGGAAAAACTATCAAACGTTAAAAGAAAAAGTGACAGAGTATAAAAAACTTATCATTAGCATGACTCTCATGTCACTGCTTCTGATGATCTTTTTCGTTAGAAGTGACACCTTAACGGTTGTTTCTTCAAAAAGAGCGGACATGATTTTTTATACAACTGGAGTCATTTTTCTTGTAATCATGTTAACATCACAGCTGAAACACGTTCCTAAACCAGTTCTTTTTATGAGTAAATATTCGTTCAATATTTATTTGCTTCATAAAATTTTTCTCTATTATTTAGAGCCCATAAATGGGCTACATCCGCTTATCTACTTCCTTTTCGCTATTGCATTTTCTATCTTTGGAGCGGTTCTTGTTTCAATCATGTTACGTGCCTTTTCATTTAGTCCCTATTTTATTGGCAAAACGTTGCCTGTTCCCTCACATTTGAAGCGGAATAACCACCAATATGGCAGGGAGATCCCTAATAAAATCGATGTCATAAATAAAGACAGTTTATAA
- a CDS encoding methyl-accepting chemotaxis protein encodes MKESLGETFESSEQIASSVDEFSTASEKLVEEVGRIAEETTQTASSLQQFSVSVEHVDESASYVIEQAKTGVEAISKAKVRSDSTKKQVSETIENVNQLSNKSQKIHEVIEIINGISEQTNLLALNASIEAARAGEHGKGFAVVADEVRKLATESKDSTVQIQDLVNEIHHGIEEIVTDTKLSGNEIDRMVEEVGNTEQTINKINQSMLSIKEQTAEITQTIKELTNSSEQVGESVNHTSAVVEESRASTEEIAAATDQQAAAMSQLKNMSSELQDLSTSLDALVRKFKVSSEM; translated from the coding sequence ATGAAAGAGTCATTAGGTGAGACATTTGAATCTTCAGAGCAGATTGCTTCAAGTGTTGATGAATTTTCAACGGCTTCAGAAAAGTTGGTCGAGGAAGTGGGACGTATTGCTGAAGAAACGACTCAGACTGCTTCAAGTTTACAACAATTTTCGGTCAGTGTTGAACATGTCGATGAATCAGCTTCATATGTCATCGAACAAGCAAAAACAGGAGTAGAAGCGATTTCTAAAGCAAAAGTAAGGTCTGATTCTACGAAAAAACAAGTAAGTGAGACAATCGAAAACGTAAACCAATTGAGTAATAAGTCTCAAAAAATTCATGAAGTCATTGAAATCATTAACGGCATTTCCGAGCAGACAAATTTATTAGCATTAAATGCATCAATTGAGGCTGCTAGAGCGGGTGAACACGGAAAAGGGTTTGCTGTTGTTGCAGATGAAGTAAGAAAACTTGCAACGGAATCAAAAGATTCAACGGTACAAATCCAAGACTTAGTCAATGAGATCCATCATGGCATCGAAGAAATTGTTACAGATACAAAATTAAGTGGAAATGAAATAGATCGGATGGTAGAAGAGGTAGGCAATACGGAACAAACGATTAACAAAATCAATCAGTCTATGTTATCGATAAAAGAGCAAACGGCTGAAATTACACAAACCATTAAAGAACTGACAAATAGTAGTGAACAAGTCGGTGAGTCGGTAAATCATACTTCTGCTGTCGTTGAAGAGTCAAGAGCAAGTACAGAAGAAATTGCCGCAGCGACAGATCAACAGGCAGCCGCAATGAGCCAGTTAAAGAACATGAGCAGTGAATTGCAAGATTTATCTACTAGTTTAGATGCGCTCGTTCGAAAGTTTAAAGTTTCAAGTGAGATGTAA
- a CDS encoding response regulator, producing MGKILITDDAAFMRMQLKNILTKLGHEVVGEAEDGEQAVAKYEELQPDLVTMDITMPNMNGVEAVKEIKKINSNATIIMCSAMGQQSMVVEAIQSGAKDFIVKPFTDERIEEAISKFL from the coding sequence ATGGGTAAAATTTTAATTACAGACGATGCTGCATTTATGAGAATGCAACTAAAAAACATTTTAACGAAATTAGGACATGAAGTCGTCGGAGAAGCAGAAGATGGGGAGCAGGCAGTTGCGAAATACGAAGAATTACAACCTGACTTAGTGACGATGGATATTACAATGCCAAACATGAACGGTGTCGAAGCAGTAAAGGAAATTAAGAAGATTAATAGTAATGCTACAATTATTATGTGCTCAGCGATGGGACAGCAATCGATGGTTGTCGAAGCTATTCAGTCTGGTGCAAAAGATTTTATTGTAAAACCGTTTACGGATGAGCGAATTGAAGAGGCAATAAGTAAATTTTTATAA
- a CDS encoding chemotaxis protein CheW produces MSEQFNKAVVCRVGDEEFGFPIEQVIAIEKPQTITPVPKTPEHILGITKIRGAVTPILDLRTYLLNQHSEADERNRIILVQIEDTNVGLLVDHAYDVLDIPQDKVESVNIAENEFTKSMNVVKMEDRLILLPDIQYMLTEMDAHLFQKLKEVV; encoded by the coding sequence ATGAGTGAACAATTTAATAAAGCTGTTGTATGTCGGGTTGGTGATGAGGAGTTTGGCTTTCCAATCGAGCAAGTAATTGCAATCGAAAAGCCACAGACGATTACTCCTGTTCCCAAAACCCCTGAACATATTTTAGGAATAACAAAAATTCGTGGCGCCGTAACACCAATTTTAGATTTACGGACATATTTACTAAATCAACATTCTGAAGCAGATGAAAGAAATAGAATCATCCTCGTACAAATTGAGGATACAAATGTCGGGCTTCTTGTCGACCATGCCTATGATGTTCTCGATATCCCTCAAGACAAAGTTGAATCAGTAAATATTGCAGAAAATGAGTTTACGAAATCAATGAATGTTGTAAAGATGGAGGACCGGTTGATCCTCTTGCCGGACATTCAATATATGCTAACAGAAATGGATGCTCACTTATTTCAAAAATTAAAAGAAGTAGTTTAA
- a CDS encoding chemotaxis protein CheX — MSTATSTKDYNEMITDALNGMAKAITEVMSANVTVSKPSIVKEPFRQTEIGVLIGVNGDLSGQILLEGESQTFSSVGKALYGMELEGDMLESFTGELGNMISGNMVTNTSEKGVSLDISPPTVIVGNSKYTAFEKSICLPVHLAEHGKINTYMMLKGAEFNG, encoded by the coding sequence ATGTCAACAGCTACTAGTACGAAAGATTATAATGAGATGATTACTGACGCATTAAATGGTATGGCAAAAGCGATAACTGAAGTCATGTCAGCCAACGTGACAGTCAGCAAACCTTCGATCGTAAAAGAGCCGTTCAGACAAACTGAAATTGGTGTGTTGATTGGAGTGAATGGGGATTTGTCTGGGCAAATACTACTCGAAGGGGAGAGCCAAACGTTTAGTTCTGTAGGAAAAGCGTTATATGGTATGGAACTAGAAGGAGACATGCTAGAATCATTTACTGGTGAATTAGGGAATATGATTTCTGGCAATATGGTTACTAACACTTCAGAAAAAGGGGTATCCTTAGATATTTCTCCACCTACGGTTATCGTCGGAAATTCTAAATATACAGCTTTTGAAAAGTCAATTTGTCTTCCTGTTCATTTAGCAGAACACGGAAAAATTAATACATACATGATGTTAAAAGGAGCAGAATTCAATGGGTAA